GTTTTATAAGTTAATGAGAAAAAATTGTAAAATTTTTCTAGATTTTTCCTTTTTTGTACAGCATTTCTGCCAACAAGACTGCTCCTTTTGCAGAGCCCATTTTCTTGTTGTGAGAAAATAGCACATACTTCAAACCATTGTCAAAGATTTGGTCTTCTTCCAGTCTTCCCATAGATGTGGTCATACCGTCATTAAGATGTCTGTCGATTCTTGGCTGTGGTCTTGTCGGGTCCTGGTGTACTACTAGGTAATCTTTTGGTGCCGAAGGTAATCCAGTAACGCTGATGTGATTTGAAAATTCCTCGATGGAATGTCTTACATCTTCTGCCTTTGCTGGCATAGATGTTTCAACAAAGACGGATTCTGTATGGCCATCAATTACTGGAACTCGCGTGCATGTGCAGCTCACCTTTATGTTTGCTGGCTCTATCTTGCCATCCTTTAGCTTGCCCAAGATTTTTGCAGTCTCTACTCTGACCTTGTTTTCCTCTTTTGGAATGTACGGAATTAGGTTGTCAGTTACATCCAGTGCGGATACTCCTGGCGAGCGTCCGGCTCCAGAGATTGCTTGCATTGATGTCATGATTACTCGCTTGGCGCCATAGTTTTCGTACAGCGGCTTCATTGTAATGACTAGACCAGTTGTGGTGCAGTTTGGTAGTGGTAAGACATAGCCCTTCCAGTTTCTGTTCTTTTTTTGCTGCTCGATTAGCTCAACGTGGTCGTCATTGATTCCAGGAATCAAGATTGGCACATCCTCTTCATATCTGTATGCAGATGACGTTGATACCACTGGAACATCTTTGGCAAATTTGGTCTCAATGTCTCGAGCTGCCTCATCTTCTATTGCTGAGAAGACCAAGTCTAATTCTGATACTTTGACATCATTAATTGCTACTACTGGCATGTCACGTGCATATTTTGGAACATCCCCACCTACTTGCCATTTTACTATGCCGGAGTTAGGATCGCGAATAGCCTCGATGTATTTTTTGCCTGCAGATCTCTCAGATGCCGCAAGTTGGGTCACATCAAACCATGGGTGGTTCTCTAGGGATAAGAGGAATTCCTGCCCTACGGCGCCTGTTGCGCCCAAGATTGCTACGCGCTTCTTCATCAAGGAAAATTTTTGTGCGATCAATTAATAATTCTTAGCCCCAAGACCGCAACAACTAAACCCGTCACAGCCTGCCTTGATTCATGAAGTATGCCAAAAACATCCAATTTCATAGCACAGTCCACCATGGCGGACCTTATTCAATTTCTGTGTATGATCCTAGGATCATAGATTTTAGCTCGAATGTAAACCCACTGGGATTTCCCGACATAATCAAAAAGGCAATCGACTATGCCAAAATTCCAACATATCCGGATCACAATTCTACAAAGCTAAAACAAACCCTCTCAAAATATCTGGGAATGCCAATTGCAAACATCACAATAGGAAACGGAGCAACCGAAATAATCTATGATTTTTGCAGGGCTACATCAAAATCCAAGGTTCTTATAATTTCCCCCACATTTGGAGAATATGAAGCGGCAGCTCGACTCTATGGGGCAAAACCGGAATTCTTTGCAACGCTCAATCTACAATCTAATCTGGAACAATTCATAAAAAAAATCCCGAAAAATGGATTAGTTTTTGTCTGCAATCCAAATAATCCTACAGGCGAGCTTTTACAAAAAAAGTCTATTATGCAAATAATCAAGGTAGCAAAAGCTAAATCTTCTCTTGTATTTTTAGATGAATGCTTCATCGAGCTGACCCAGACACCAAACCAGTCCGTCATTGGTTTGGTCAAAAAATATCCAAATCTCTTTGTCCTGCGCTCTCTGACAAAATCATTTGGCCTTGCAGGATTGCGCGTAGGATATGCGATAGGAAACAAAGACATCATCTCTATCCTAAACAAGATCAAGGTTCCTTGGAGTGTAAATGAGTTAGCACATCAGGCGGGAATTGCGGCATTATCTGATAAGACATTTCTTACAAAAACACGAAAGCTAATAAAATCAGAATCCAAGTTTCTCATAAACTCAATATCGAAAATCCAAGGTTTTTCATGTTCTAGTTCTGCGACTAACTTTCTTTTGATCAAAACAAAACAGCCAGCAAGTCTTGTGCAAAAAAAACTAATACGAAAAAATATCTTGGTGCGAGATTGCGGAAATTTCCACGGACTCGACTCGCATTATATCAGAATAGCAGTTAGGACTAGAAAAGAAAACCAAAAGCTGGTATCTGCACTGGAGAAAATATCATGACTAGAACATTAATGATTCAAGGAACGTCGTCCGGTGCAGGAAAAACCACGCTCGTGACAGCGCTGTGCAGGATTTTCTCAAATCGTGGATACCGCGTTGCACCATTCAAGTCACAAAACATGTCAAATTATTCCTACAAGGACGGCTTTGAGATATCTCAGGCGCAGGCGATTCAGGCAATTGCAGCCCGTGCCGAGATCTCCCCGCACATGAATCCAATTTTGCTAAAGCCACTTGGCGACTATATTAGTAATGTCGTAATTCAAGGAAAACCGTTCAAGAAAATGTCAGCCAAAACCTACTATGAGAAATTTGCACTAGGTCGTGGAATTAAAACAGCAATGAATTCGTTTTCACACCTAAAATCAAAATATGATCTGATAATCCTAGAGGGTGCCGGCTCACCTGCCGAGATAAATCTGCAAAAATATGATATTGCAAACATGAAGATAGCACAAAAGACGCATTCTCCAGTAATTCTTGTTTCCGACATTGAAAAGGGGGGAACATTTGCTAGCATTGCAGGCACAATGATGTTACTATCAAAGCAAGAACAAAGTCTGGTCAGGGGATTCATCATAAACAAGTTCAGAGGAAACAAAAAGCTACTGGAGCCTGGATTTAGGCGCCTAAGGCAAATAACATCTAAATCCGTTCTAGGTGTAATGCCTCTAGTTGACCTAGAGTTGCCAAACGAAGACTCACTTGACGACAAAATCCATTTGTTCAGAAAGCAAAACAAGCAGAAACTAGACACCCAAATTGAAAAGCTGGCAAAGATAACGCAGCAAAATATTGACATCAAATCAATAGAGAGGTTGATATCATGATCCCAATTTTGATCGCAATTGGAGCTATACTACTTGATCTTGCTTTTGGCGACCCAAGATCAAAGTATCACCCAACTGCATGGGTTGGAACTATGATTGCTAGATTAATTCCATTTGCAAAATCACAAAATCCAACCATGGAAAAGATTGGCGGAATAACTGTAACCGTATCAATTACTGGACTTGTTGCTGCCCTGCTGGTATCCTTTGAAGTATTTACCAGTACTACCGAAATAATATCAACGGTATTGATGGTTCTAATTGGTTCTGTTCTGCTCAAGACAACTATTGCTATACGCGGCCTAGAGCAGCACGGAAAGCAAGTAATGGAGTCTTTACACCAAGACAACCTAGGCGAAGCCCAAGAACGACTGGCAATGCTGGTAAAGCGAAGCACAAAACAGCTGGACAAAAACCATGTGGTATCCGGAGTCCTAGAAACCACAAGCGAAAACATTGTGGATGGCGTTACAGGACCGCTTTTCTATTTTGGCTTGTTTGGCTTCCCTGGAGCATTTGTGTATCGCACAATCAACACATTTGACTCCATGATAGGCTACAGAAATTCCATATTTTCCAACGTGGGCTGGTTTGCAGCAAATTGCGATAAGATCCTCAACTATATTCCTGCAAGAATCACTGGTTATGTGATGGTACTTGCCGCGCTAATCGTAGGTACAGATTGGAGAGGAGCACTGCATACAATGAGAGAAGACGGAAACAAGACCTCAAGCCCAAACGCAGGAATTCCTATGGCTGCAATGGCAGGTGCATTACACA
This portion of the Nitrososphaerota archaeon genome encodes:
- a CDS encoding threonine-phosphate decarboxylase; amino-acid sequence: MKYAKNIQFHSTVHHGGPYSISVYDPRIIDFSSNVNPLGFPDIIKKAIDYAKIPTYPDHNSTKLKQTLSKYLGMPIANITIGNGATEIIYDFCRATSKSKVLIISPTFGEYEAAARLYGAKPEFFATLNLQSNLEQFIKKIPKNGLVFVCNPNNPTGELLQKKSIMQIIKVAKAKSSLVFLDECFIELTQTPNQSVIGLVKKYPNLFVLRSLTKSFGLAGLRVGYAIGNKDIISILNKIKVPWSVNELAHQAGIAALSDKTFLTKTRKLIKSESKFLINSISKIQGFSCSSSATNFLLIKTKQPASLVQKKLIRKNILVRDCGNFHGLDSHYIRIAVRTRKENQKLVSALEKIS
- the asd gene encoding aspartate-semialdehyde dehydrogenase, which produces MMKKRVAILGATGAVGQEFLLSLENHPWFDVTQLAASERSAGKKYIEAIRDPNSGIVKWQVGGDVPKYARDMPVVAINDVKVSELDLVFSAIEDEAARDIETKFAKDVPVVSTSSAYRYEEDVPILIPGINDDHVELIEQQKKNRNWKGYVLPLPNCTTTGLVITMKPLYENYGAKRVIMTSMQAISGAGRSPGVSALDVTDNLIPYIPKEENKVRVETAKILGKLKDGKIEPANIKVSCTCTRVPVIDGHTESVFVETSMPAKAEDVRHSIEEFSNHISVTGLPSAPKDYLVVHQDPTRPQPRIDRHLNDGMTTSMGRLEEDQIFDNGLKYVLFSHNKKMGSAKGAVLLAEMLYKKGKI
- a CDS encoding cobyric acid synthase, giving the protein MIQGTSSGAGKTTLVTALCRIFSNRGYRVAPFKSQNMSNYSYKDGFEISQAQAIQAIAARAEISPHMNPILLKPLGDYISNVVIQGKPFKKMSAKTYYEKFALGRGIKTAMNSFSHLKSKYDLIILEGAGSPAEINLQKYDIANMKIAQKTHSPVILVSDIEKGGTFASIAGTMMLLSKQEQSLVRGFIINKFRGNKKLLEPGFRRLRQITSKSVLGVMPLVDLELPNEDSLDDKIHLFRKQNKQKLDTQIEKLAKITQQNIDIKSIERLIS
- a CDS encoding cobalamin biosynthesis protein; its protein translation is MMIPILIAIGAILLDLAFGDPRSKYHPTAWVGTMIARLIPFAKSQNPTMEKIGGITVTVSITGLVAALLVSFEVFTSTTEIISTVLMVLIGSVLLKTTIAIRGLEQHGKQVMESLHQDNLGEAQERLAMLVKRSTKQLDKNHVVSGVLETTSENIVDGVTGPLFYFGLFGFPGAFVYRTINTFDSMIGYRNSIFSNVGWFAANCDKILNYIPARITGYVMVLAALIVGTDWRGALHTMREDGNKTSSPNAGIPMAAMAGALHTRFEKIDHYSLGNGTAELDYTHFKSAVTLMKTTCVLFCGIVTIPSIMVLSYLGWWIHV